One region of Miscanthus floridulus cultivar M001 chromosome 19, ASM1932011v1, whole genome shotgun sequence genomic DNA includes:
- the LOC136526617 gene encoding polyol transporter 5-like, which translates to MEMEATGMDAGGHGPSSWTNWSLELGQSGFRTLSFRIETREKERPTPRGPRSPRRSHSRCRHSRHRRQTAAATTSSVVSNYALAGLPLRLGWRAMFALGVPPPLLLATGVLAMPESPRWLAMRGRDDEARAVLERTSDAPAEARDRLEEIRRAVAAQVGGAGVWRELFVRPSPMVRRILANVLVLYSFQQASSIDAIVLYTPLVFKKAGISSTSAVLAATVAVGLVKTLSTFVATFLSDRLGRCPLLLASAAGIAVTLTSLGIVLLCAGARAGETTPTPAVAAACVVSVLAFVTAFSIGLSPLAPTYSAEILPLQLRAQGMSLGIAANWVTCSSISMTFIPLANSITMAARR; encoded by the exons ATGGAGATGGAGGCCACGGGCATGGACGCCGGCGGCCACGGGCCTTCTTCTTGGACCAACTGGAGCCTGGAGCTGGGGCAGAGTGGATTCAG AACCTTATCCTTTCGCATAGAaacgagagagaaagagaggccgACGCCGCGAGGACCGCGCTCGCCCCGCCGCAGCCACAGCCGCTGCCGCCACAGCCGCCACCGGCGGCAAACCGCAGCCGCCACCACCTCCTCGGTCGTCTCCAACTACGCGCTCGCCGGCCTGCCGCTGCGGCTCGGCTGGCGCGCCATGTTCGCTCTGGGCgtcccgccgccgctgctcctcgcGACGGGGGTGCTCGCCATGCCGGAGTCGCCCCGGTGGCTCGCCATGCGCGGGCGCGACGACGAGGCGCGCGCCGTGCTGGAGCGCACCTCCGACGCGCCGGCTGAGGCCCGCGACCGGCTCGAGGAGATCAGGCGTGCCGTCGCGGCGCAGGTGGGCGGCGCCGGGGTGTGGAGGGAGCTGTTCGTGCGGCCGTCGCCGATGGTGCGGCGGATCCTCGCCAACGTCCTCGTGCTCTACTCCTTCCAGCAGGCCTCCAGCATCGACGCCATCGTCCTCTACACCCCGCTGGTGTTCAAGAAGGCGGGGATCTCGTCGACCAGTGCCGTCctcgccgccaccgtcgccgtcGGACTGGTCAAGACGCTCTCCACCTTCGTGGCCACGTTCCTGTCCGACCGCCTCGGCCGCTGCCCGCTGCTCCTCGCCAGCGCCGCCGGCATTGCCGTCACGCTCACGTCGTTGGGGATCGTGCTGCTGTGCGCCGGCGCCCGTGCCGGCGAGACGACACCGAcaccagcggtggcggcggcgtgcgTCGTGTCGGTGCTCGCGTTCGTTACCGCGTTCTCCATCGGCCTCAGCCCGCTGGCGCCGACCTACAGCGCGGAGATCCTGCCGCTGCAGCTGCGCGCGCAGGGCATGAGCCTCGGCATCGCGGCAAACTGGGTCACGTGCAGCAGCATCAGCATGACGTTCATCCCGCTTGCCAACAGCATCACCATGGCCGCGCGACGGTGA
- the LOC136528078 gene encoding uncharacterized protein isoform X1, with protein MFGYYLPNKNEDATVASKSKFCELNEGSFEDALIFLHLLLLVSSYALLTRLPHNSISDDLNDSCVGYSTPLTVFNALSGTPPSAKNVEQAIFTTPDHMINSSTTSPGTLTKDHDYADSPIVKRNVDTPKMAKCPWSYNYSHRTPPIDIVEKFYEDVSVISPSLLNRIWLVHISPRHIELDGSSIHKSFIMQKSLSYDVFDLAVRRLKQLDDMMYPHISHPHWRHILESEFVMLALAGETPYNRKLIVEQFIGSCIQYRIEDCRMLVVPAFILLNWCCYFFDFKDKCVHVIDPLYKKEQGFQGIASSKSC; from the exons atgtttggatactatttgccaaataaaaacgaagatgcTACAGTAGCCTCAAAATCCAAATTTTGCGAACTAAACGAGGGCTCATTTGAGGATGCTTTAATATTTTTGCATCTCCTATTGCTTGTATCGAGTTATGCACTACTAACCAGACTGCCTCATAACTCTATCTCAGATGATCTCAATGATTCATGTGTTGGATATTCCACACCTCTGACTGTATTTAATGCTCTGAGTGGGACACCGCCGAGTGCGAAGAATGTGGAGCAAGCTATCTTTACTACTCCTGACCACATGATTAATAGCTCAACTACATCACCGGGAACTCTAACTAAG GATCATGATTATGCAGATTCACCTATTGTCAAGCGGAATGTCGATACCCCAAAAATGGCAAAATGCCCCTGGAGTTACAACTACTCACACCGCACTCCCCCTATCGATATTGTCGAGAAGTTTTATGAGGATGTTTCAGTCATCAGCCCCTCTCTTCTCAACAG GATATGGTTGGTCCATATTTCTCCAAGGCACATTGAGTTAGATGGTTCTTCGATTCATAAAAGTTTCATCATGCAAAAGTCATTGAGCTATGATGTTTTTGACTTAGCAGTCCGCCGCCTTAAACAGCTTGATGACATGATGTACCCACATATTTCTCATCCGCATTGGAGGCATATACTTGAATCTGAATTTGTG ATGTTAGCATTGGCTGGTGAGACTCCATATAATCGGAAGTTAATTGTAGAACAGTTTATTGGTTCTTGTATACAATACAGGATTGAAGACTGCCGGATG TTAGTTGTTCCTGCATTTATATTGCTCAACTGGTGTTGCTACTTCTTCGACTTCAAAGATAAGTGTGTACATGTCATTGACCCTTTGTAcaagaaagaacaaggttttcaAGGAATTGCATCATCCAAGTCTTGCTAA
- the LOC136528078 gene encoding uncharacterized protein isoform X2: MAKCPWSYNYSHRTPPIDIVEKFYEDVSVISPSLLNRIWLVHISPRHIELDGSSIHKSFIMQKSLSYDVFDLAVRRLKQLDDMMYPHISHPHWRHILESEFVMLALAGETPYNRKLIVEQFIGSCIQYRIEDCRMLVVPAFILLNWCCYFFDFKDKCVHVIDPLYKKEQGFQGIASSKSC, translated from the exons ATGGCAAAATGCCCCTGGAGTTACAACTACTCACACCGCACTCCCCCTATCGATATTGTCGAGAAGTTTTATGAGGATGTTTCAGTCATCAGCCCCTCTCTTCTCAACAG GATATGGTTGGTCCATATTTCTCCAAGGCACATTGAGTTAGATGGTTCTTCGATTCATAAAAGTTTCATCATGCAAAAGTCATTGAGCTATGATGTTTTTGACTTAGCAGTCCGCCGCCTTAAACAGCTTGATGACATGATGTACCCACATATTTCTCATCCGCATTGGAGGCATATACTTGAATCTGAATTTGTG ATGTTAGCATTGGCTGGTGAGACTCCATATAATCGGAAGTTAATTGTAGAACAGTTTATTGGTTCTTGTATACAATACAGGATTGAAGACTGCCGGATG TTAGTTGTTCCTGCATTTATATTGCTCAACTGGTGTTGCTACTTCTTCGACTTCAAAGATAAGTGTGTACATGTCATTGACCCTTTGTAcaagaaagaacaaggttttcaAGGAATTGCATCATCCAAGTCTTGCTAA